From a single Variovorax paradoxus genomic region:
- a CDS encoding aldehyde dehydrogenase family protein, whose protein sequence is MTLPTALPTSVASSIIEHLGSAGRLDRMFVDGEWVLPETRARSSVIDPSTEEPVAQIALGSARDVAAAVAAARRAFTSWSVSSAQSRAMLLDRVHSLVLERAELFAQAISLEMGAAIGFARLTQVPSAAEHIRVARDNARSYAFVSHRGDMAIMREAIGVCGLITPWNWPLYQITAKVGPALAAGCTVVLKPSELSPLSALLFAEVMHDAGLPPGVFNLVNGSGAEVGAALAEHPDVDMISFTGSTRAGVLVAQAAAPTVKRVTQELGGKSPNLILPDADLVHAVPAGVGAAFRNVGQSCSAPTRMLVPRARLQEVERIALEAASSIVVGDPRSQQTTHGPVANRAQFNRVQEMIGIGIAEGARLLCGGPGRPEALSRGFYCRPTIFTAVHPRMQIAQEEIFGPVLAIIPYDSVDEAVEIANDTVYGLGAHVQGKDLGAARAVAARIRSGQVHINYPAWSPHAPFGGYRRSGNGREYGTEGLEEYLETKAILGFQDASAPGTD, encoded by the coding sequence ATGACGCTCCCCACTGCATTGCCGACCTCCGTGGCCTCCTCGATCATCGAACACCTCGGAAGCGCTGGCCGCCTGGATCGCATGTTTGTCGACGGCGAGTGGGTCTTACCCGAAACGCGAGCTCGCAGTTCCGTCATCGACCCATCGACAGAAGAGCCTGTGGCGCAGATCGCGCTCGGCAGCGCAAGAGACGTCGCTGCAGCCGTGGCTGCGGCGCGGCGTGCATTCACGAGCTGGTCCGTGAGTTCCGCCCAGAGCAGGGCCATGCTTCTCGATCGCGTCCACTCCCTGGTCCTCGAGCGCGCCGAACTGTTCGCTCAGGCGATCTCGCTGGAGATGGGCGCTGCCATCGGCTTTGCGCGCCTCACCCAGGTGCCGTCCGCCGCGGAGCACATCCGCGTGGCCCGCGACAATGCGCGCAGCTATGCGTTTGTCAGCCATCGGGGCGACATGGCCATCATGCGCGAGGCCATCGGCGTGTGCGGCCTGATCACCCCCTGGAACTGGCCGCTCTACCAGATCACAGCCAAGGTCGGGCCCGCCCTGGCAGCAGGATGCACGGTCGTCTTGAAGCCCAGCGAGTTGTCGCCCCTGAGTGCCTTGCTCTTTGCCGAGGTGATGCACGACGCCGGCCTTCCGCCGGGTGTGTTCAATCTGGTGAACGGCAGCGGAGCGGAGGTGGGCGCGGCCTTGGCGGAGCATCCCGATGTGGACATGATCTCGTTCACCGGTTCGACCCGGGCCGGCGTCCTGGTGGCCCAGGCGGCGGCCCCGACGGTGAAGCGCGTGACCCAGGAACTCGGCGGGAAATCGCCCAACCTCATCCTGCCGGATGCGGACCTGGTGCATGCCGTGCCGGCAGGCGTGGGGGCCGCCTTCCGCAACGTCGGCCAATCCTGCAGCGCCCCGACGCGCATGCTCGTGCCCCGCGCGCGCCTCCAGGAGGTCGAACGGATCGCGCTCGAAGCGGCGTCCAGCATCGTCGTGGGCGATCCGCGTTCGCAGCAGACCACGCACGGCCCCGTGGCGAATCGCGCGCAGTTCAACCGGGTGCAGGAAATGATCGGCATCGGCATTGCCGAAGGCGCGCGGCTCCTTTGTGGCGGCCCCGGACGGCCCGAGGCCCTGAGTCGCGGCTTCTACTGCCGTCCGACCATCTTCACCGCGGTGCATCCTCGAATGCAGATTGCGCAGGAGGAGATCTTCGGCCCGGTGCTCGCGATCATTCCGTACGACAGCGTGGACGAGGCTGTGGAGATCGCCAACGATACGGTCTATGGCCTGGGCGCCCATGTGCAAGGCAAGGACCTCGGCGCGGCGCGCGCCGTCGCGGCGCGCATCCGCTCCGGGCAGGTGCACATCAACTACCCGGCCTGGAGCCCCCATGCGCCGTTCGGTGGCTACAGGCGCTCGGGAAACGGCCGCGAGTACGGAACAGAAGGTCTCGAGGAGTACCTGGAAACCAAAGCCATTCTTGGCTTTCAGGATGCCTCGGCACCCGGTACCGACTGA
- a CDS encoding ParD-like family protein: protein MGIVKISDLMHENLRVAGNALSRSINAQAEHWMRVGMLTEMHPELDYREICQLLIQAELAGGLDIAVAVTTQSAKARGSSTGKH, encoded by the coding sequence ATGGGCATCGTGAAAATTTCGGACCTGATGCATGAGAACCTGCGCGTGGCGGGGAACGCCCTCAGCAGGTCCATCAATGCGCAGGCAGAGCACTGGATGCGCGTCGGCATGCTGACCGAGATGCACCCGGAGCTGGACTACCGGGAAATCTGCCAACTGTTGATACAGGCTGAACTCGCTGGAGGCCTGGACATCGCCGTGGCTGTCACAACTCAGTCTGCCAAGGCCCGCGGATCGTCGACCGGAAAACACTAG
- the map gene encoding type I methionyl aminopeptidase: protein MAHGIPIKSAEELEMARRAGRLAAEVLAMVEPYVVPGVSTETLDRICHDHIVNVQGAIPANVGYQGYPKTILTSVNQVVCHGIPSPAKVLKKGDIINIDVAVIKDGWFGDTSRMYFVGAPGVLARRLVEATYEAMLAGIRQVRPGATLGDIGHAIQSVAQREQFGVVREYCGHGIGQIYHDEPQVLHYGQRGAGLKLEPGMVFTIEPMLNAGKRETRQLPDGWTVVTKDGSLSAQWEHMVAVTPEGYEVLTAWPGGTGSYAPV, encoded by the coding sequence GTGGCTCACGGCATTCCCATCAAGTCCGCCGAGGAGCTCGAGATGGCGCGGCGCGCCGGCAGGCTTGCCGCAGAGGTACTCGCCATGGTCGAGCCCTATGTGGTGCCGGGGGTGAGCACGGAGACGCTCGACCGAATCTGCCACGACCACATCGTGAACGTCCAGGGCGCCATTCCCGCCAACGTGGGGTATCAGGGGTATCCAAAGACCATCCTCACCTCCGTCAACCAGGTGGTCTGTCACGGCATCCCCTCGCCGGCCAAGGTTCTGAAGAAGGGCGACATCATCAACATCGATGTCGCCGTCATCAAGGATGGCTGGTTCGGCGATACCAGCCGCATGTACTTCGTCGGAGCCCCCGGTGTGTTGGCCCGGCGCCTGGTGGAGGCCACGTACGAGGCAATGCTGGCCGGAATCCGGCAGGTCAGGCCCGGAGCGACTCTGGGCGATATCGGCCATGCCATCCAGTCGGTCGCCCAGCGGGAGCAATTCGGCGTGGTGCGCGAATACTGCGGGCACGGCATCGGCCAGATCTACCACGATGAGCCGCAGGTGCTGCACTACGGGCAGCGCGGGGCGGGGCTCAAGCTGGAACCGGGGATGGTCTTCACCATCGAACCGATGCTCAACGCGGGAAAACGCGAAACCAGGCAATTGCCCGACGGTTGGACCGTCGTGACAAAGGACGGGTCGCTGTCCGCCCAGTGGGAACACATGGTAGCCGTCACGCCCGAGGGATATGAAGTGCTTACGGCCTGGCCGGGAGGCACGGGCAGCTACGCGCCGGTCTGA
- a CDS encoding citrate synthase family protein yields MASWISMTEACRLLGVQPQTIYAYVSRGKLEVMPDPADTRRRLYRAEDVAGLARRKQAGRKHETLAANTLFGSEPSIPTALCAFFRGRPYYRGCDAVRMARTATLEDAAQLLWGAEHAVDFACTASLRSGKPGRGAAFAALASLAAAGHSTGGRLTRVLHAEGQGLVGQLANAFGASPGREPLHLRLAKGWKQSSKVADLLRTALVLLADHELTSSAFVARIAASTGASLPVCLLAGLTTLSGPLHGDASGRVRALFSEVERLGEDQVLAHYLSNGLSLAGFGHHLYPDGDPRAAALLALFEPPKVIARFIAKVTKLTGLQPNIDVALAAMVAHHRLPADAAFGLFATARSVGLLAHSLEQLGVAQVIRPRGRYVGPMPEPA; encoded by the coding sequence ATGGCTTCCTGGATTTCAATGACCGAGGCGTGCCGGCTTCTGGGTGTTCAGCCTCAGACGATCTACGCGTACGTGAGCCGCGGCAAGCTCGAGGTCATGCCCGATCCGGCCGACACGCGGCGCAGGCTCTACCGCGCCGAGGACGTTGCCGGCCTGGCCAGGCGCAAGCAAGCCGGCCGCAAGCACGAGACGCTGGCCGCCAACACGCTGTTCGGGTCGGAGCCCAGCATTCCCACGGCCCTGTGCGCGTTCTTCCGCGGGCGGCCGTACTACCGGGGCTGCGACGCCGTGCGCATGGCCCGGACCGCCACGCTGGAAGACGCGGCGCAACTCTTGTGGGGCGCCGAGCATGCCGTCGATTTCGCTTGCACGGCGTCCCTGCGTTCCGGCAAGCCGGGGCGGGGCGCGGCCTTCGCCGCGCTGGCCAGCCTGGCGGCCGCCGGGCATTCCACGGGTGGGCGTCTGACCCGGGTGCTGCATGCCGAGGGCCAGGGTCTGGTGGGCCAGCTGGCCAACGCGTTCGGTGCTTCACCAGGCCGCGAACCGTTGCATCTGCGCTTGGCGAAAGGGTGGAAGCAATCTTCCAAGGTGGCTGATTTGCTGCGAACAGCCTTGGTGCTGTTGGCCGATCACGAGCTGACCAGTTCGGCCTTTGTCGCACGCATTGCCGCGTCGACCGGCGCCTCGTTGCCGGTATGCCTGCTGGCCGGATTGACCACGCTCTCCGGCCCCTTGCACGGCGACGCCTCGGGCCGCGTCCGGGCACTGTTCAGCGAGGTGGAGCGGCTGGGCGAGGATCAGGTGCTGGCCCACTACCTGTCGAATGGCTTGTCGCTGGCCGGATTTGGCCATCACCTCTATCCCGATGGCGATCCCCGCGCCGCCGCATTGCTGGCCTTGTTCGAGCCTCCCAAGGTGATCGCGCGCTTCATCGCAAAGGTGACGAAGCTGACCGGGTTGCAGCCCAACATCGACGTCGCGCTGGCCGCCATGGTCGCCCACCATCGGCTTCCTGCCGACGCGGCCTTCGGCCTGTTCGCTACCGCGCGCAGCGTCGGGCTGTTGGCGCACAGCCTGGAGCAACTGGGCGTCGCGCAAGTCATTCGCCCACGCGGGCGCTATGTGGGGCCGATGCCCGAACCCGCATGA
- a CDS encoding 2-hydroxyacid dehydrogenase codes for MKPQVLQLNPILIPAVNDKLASLYAVHKHFELPDPEGWLREHGASIDAVITGGHTGISRAMLEQLPGLKVVAVNGVGTDAVDLAYCRERGLPVTATLGALTEDVADLAIGLLIAACRNLCAGDRFVRDGRWELHPQPGAIPLARRFSGMRIGIVGMGRVGRAVAVRAAAFACPIRYTDLRAMDDVAYRFMPSLVDLARESDALVLCAAADQAEGIVDAAVLDALGPRGFLVNVARGRLVNEADLTQALVAGRIAGAGLDVFVDEPRVPLALRQSERATLQAHRASATWETRTAMAEMVLASVAQALAGERPAMSLTT; via the coding sequence ATGAAACCCCAAGTCCTTCAACTCAATCCGATCCTGATTCCCGCCGTCAACGACAAGCTCGCCTCGCTCTACGCCGTGCACAAGCACTTCGAGCTGCCCGATCCGGAGGGCTGGCTGCGTGAACACGGCGCGTCGATCGACGCCGTGATCACCGGCGGGCACACCGGCATCTCGCGCGCGATGCTGGAGCAGTTGCCCGGCCTGAAGGTGGTGGCTGTCAATGGCGTCGGCACCGACGCGGTGGACCTGGCGTACTGCCGAGAGCGCGGCCTGCCCGTCACCGCAACGCTGGGTGCGCTGACCGAAGACGTGGCCGACCTGGCCATCGGCCTGCTGATTGCGGCTTGCCGAAACCTGTGTGCGGGCGACCGCTTTGTGCGGGACGGCCGGTGGGAGCTTCATCCCCAGCCCGGCGCCATTCCGCTCGCCCGGCGGTTCAGCGGCATGCGCATCGGCATCGTCGGAATGGGCCGGGTGGGCCGCGCCGTCGCCGTGCGGGCGGCCGCCTTCGCTTGCCCCATCCGCTACACCGACCTGCGCGCCATGGACGACGTCGCGTACCGCTTCATGCCCAGCCTGGTGGACCTGGCGCGCGAGTCGGACGCGCTGGTGCTGTGCGCAGCCGCGGACCAGGCCGAAGGCATCGTCGACGCGGCCGTGCTCGACGCGCTGGGGCCGCGCGGCTTTTTGGTCAACGTCGCGCGCGGCCGGCTCGTCAACGAAGCCGACCTGACGCAGGCGCTGGTTGCCGGCCGCATTGCGGGTGCGGGCCTGGACGTGTTCGTCGACGAACCGCGCGTGCCGCTGGCGCTGCGCCAGTCCGAGCGCGCGACGCTGCAGGCCCACCGCGCCAGCGCCACTTGGGAGACCCGCACCGCCATGGCCGAGATGGTGCTGGCCAGCGTCGCCCAGGCCCTGGCAGGCGAGCGCCCGGCCATGAGCCTGACCACCTGA
- a CDS encoding Bug family tripartite tricarboxylate transporter substrate binding protein, with the protein MFTRRLAIPLALALCAIHAPSFAQSFPARPVTLVVPFPPGGGTDTGGRVIAEQLSRRWGQPVVVENKGGAAGQIGAEFVAKSKPDGYTLLLGNIGTQAINPLLYPRLPYDADKAFAPVSLVAELPLAMMVNPSVPAKTAADFVALAKSRPGQMSYSSSGAGGAPHLAAEMFKDQTGSFILHVPYRGGGPAIADLLAGHVQLSFMTVLEASGHIKAGKLRALAVTGDKRVPAFPEVPTLAESVVPGFNAISWIGLLAPAGTPPDVVDKIAADLRAVLSDEAVKARFVGLGGVPRATSPQEFARLIADDKGRYAQIIRSRKITIE; encoded by the coding sequence TTGTTCACTCGACGCCTTGCCATTCCCCTGGCCCTTGCCCTCTGCGCCATCCACGCGCCAAGCTTCGCGCAGAGCTTTCCTGCGCGCCCCGTCACACTGGTGGTTCCGTTCCCGCCGGGTGGCGGGACGGACACCGGCGGCCGCGTCATCGCCGAGCAGTTGAGCCGCCGCTGGGGCCAGCCTGTGGTCGTGGAGAACAAAGGAGGCGCTGCCGGGCAGATCGGCGCCGAATTCGTCGCCAAGTCCAAGCCGGACGGCTACACGCTGCTGCTGGGCAACATCGGGACGCAGGCGATCAATCCCTTGCTGTATCCCAGGCTGCCCTACGACGCCGACAAGGCCTTTGCGCCGGTCTCCCTGGTGGCCGAGCTGCCGCTGGCGATGATGGTCAATCCATCGGTCCCCGCGAAGACGGCGGCTGACTTCGTAGCGCTGGCCAAGTCCAGGCCGGGCCAGATGAGCTACAGCAGTTCGGGCGCCGGCGGCGCGCCGCACCTGGCGGCCGAGATGTTCAAGGACCAGACCGGTTCCTTCATCCTGCATGTGCCTTACCGCGGCGGCGGCCCGGCCATCGCCGACCTGCTCGCGGGCCATGTGCAGCTGTCGTTCATGACCGTGCTGGAGGCCTCCGGCCACATCAAGGCGGGCAAGCTGCGTGCGCTGGCCGTGACCGGCGACAAGCGCGTACCGGCATTTCCCGAAGTTCCCACGCTCGCGGAAAGTGTGGTTCCCGGCTTCAACGCGATCTCCTGGATCGGCCTGCTGGCGCCGGCGGGCACGCCGCCGGACGTGGTGGACAAGATCGCCGCCGACCTGCGCGCCGTGCTGTCCGACGAAGCGGTCAAGGCACGCTTCGTGGGCCTGGGCGGCGTACCGCGCGCCACATCGCCGCAGGAGTTTGCCCGGCTGATCGCCGACGACAAAGGCCGCTACGCCCAGATCATCCGCAGCCGCAAGATCACGATCGAGTGA
- a CDS encoding Bug family tripartite tricarboxylate transporter substrate binding protein — MQLTSLIKILAVSASLAAMPIAASAEAAYPARAIKIIVPAPPGGAIDTIARVVGDKLAVSMGQPVIVDNRPGASNNLGTDVLAKSAPDGYTIGIVGGSHNINKFLFKNLGWDPSTSFEPIVYSHEVPLVFAIYPQLPARTLPEFVAWMKAHPDEAKVATSGRGSAQEMAAEMFRMASGAQMLLVPYKGSSAAHPDLLAGRTALFIDTISAILPQVKAGNARAVAVSTRKRTRLLPDVPTADEQGFKGYDANTNGGFLAPAGTPKAIVAKLNAEINAALKLPDVRAKLEAAGIEIQGGTPQEYAALIKSDLAKWGRVVKEAGIQAE; from the coding sequence ATGCAGCTCACATCCCTGATCAAGATCCTTGCGGTTTCGGCGTCGCTGGCCGCGATGCCGATCGCCGCATCGGCCGAGGCGGCTTACCCGGCCCGCGCCATCAAGATCATCGTGCCCGCCCCGCCGGGCGGCGCAATCGACACCATTGCCCGCGTCGTCGGGGACAAGCTCGCGGTGTCGATGGGCCAGCCGGTGATCGTCGACAACAGGCCCGGCGCGTCCAACAACCTCGGTACCGACGTTCTCGCCAAGTCGGCGCCCGACGGCTACACGATCGGCATCGTGGGCGGCAGCCACAACATCAACAAGTTCCTGTTCAAGAACCTCGGCTGGGATCCCTCGACGAGCTTCGAGCCCATCGTCTACAGCCACGAGGTCCCGTTGGTGTTCGCCATCTACCCGCAGCTTCCGGCCAGGACGCTGCCGGAGTTCGTGGCCTGGATGAAGGCTCACCCGGACGAAGCCAAGGTCGCCACCTCCGGCCGCGGCAGTGCGCAGGAAATGGCGGCCGAGATGTTCCGCATGGCGAGCGGTGCGCAGATGCTGCTGGTCCCCTACAAGGGCTCATCCGCCGCGCACCCGGATCTGCTGGCCGGACGCACCGCGCTCTTCATCGACACCATCAGCGCCATCCTGCCGCAGGTGAAGGCCGGCAATGCGCGGGCTGTCGCGGTGTCGACGCGCAAGCGGACACGCTTGCTGCCCGACGTGCCCACCGCCGACGAGCAGGGGTTCAAGGGCTACGACGCCAATACGAATGGCGGGTTCCTGGCGCCGGCCGGCACGCCCAAGGCCATCGTCGCCAAGCTGAATGCCGAGATCAACGCGGCGCTGAAGCTGCCCGATGTGCGGGCGAAGCTGGAGGCCGCCGGCATAGAGATACAGGGCGGCACGCCGCAGGAGTACGCCGCGCTGATCAAGTCCGACCTCGCCAAGTGGGGCAGGGTGGTCAAGGAGGCGGGGATCCAGGCGGAATGA
- a CDS encoding nuclear transport factor 2 family protein, whose translation MQTVIPEVTTEMLQAFADAWNRHDVDALMSFMTPDCVFESSAGAEACGARYVGGAAVRAAFAEVWTVFPDAHWGSARHFVHGDRGVSEWTFTGTRSDGTRVEVQGCDLFTFRAGKILLKNSYRKSRQPAAAPPR comes from the coding sequence ATGCAAACGGTAATTCCTGAAGTAACCACGGAAATGCTGCAAGCATTTGCCGATGCGTGGAATCGGCACGATGTCGATGCACTCATGTCGTTCATGACGCCCGACTGCGTCTTCGAATCCTCCGCCGGCGCCGAGGCCTGCGGCGCCCGGTACGTCGGCGGCGCGGCGGTGCGAGCGGCTTTTGCGGAAGTCTGGACCGTCTTTCCCGACGCCCACTGGGGGAGCGCGCGCCATTTTGTCCACGGGGACCGGGGAGTGTCGGAATGGACGTTCACGGGAACGCGCAGCGACGGAACCCGCGTCGAAGTTCAGGGCTGCGATCTGTTTACTTTTCGTGCCGGCAAGATTCTTCTGAAGAACTCCTACCGCAAGAGCCGTCAGCCGGCTGCGGCGCCGCCGCGGTGA
- a CDS encoding carboxymuconolactone decarboxylase family protein: MSSTTNARHCKAAALALALCLAAAPCHAGTQSRESTNMNAARTASETLSLRQQSIIPIAALAAAGDIVRLNTALEQGLDAGLAINDAKEILVQVYAYAGFPRSLNALGELMKVMDARKQRGVQDKQGQLPSRPIPKGDALLAAGTANQTKLANGPVKGALFDFAPAIDEYLKTHLFGDMFERDNLDWPSRELATVGMLSVLPGAESQLQSHMRISMNVGITAPQLDQLTQVLADRVDAGAAHRAREALARQRARAPGATQAGVTAAAPQPADGSCGRSSSEESCRHEK; encoded by the coding sequence ATGAGCAGTACAACCAACGCTAGGCATTGCAAGGCGGCCGCGCTGGCCTTGGCCCTGTGCCTGGCCGCCGCGCCGTGCCATGCTGGCACGCAGTCCCGGGAGTCCACGAACATGAACGCCGCGCGCACCGCATCCGAGACGCTTTCGCTGCGCCAGCAATCCATCATCCCCATTGCGGCGTTGGCAGCGGCGGGCGACATCGTTCGCCTGAACACCGCGCTCGAACAGGGGCTCGATGCGGGCCTTGCCATCAACGACGCGAAAGAGATCCTGGTGCAGGTGTATGCCTATGCCGGATTCCCGCGCAGCCTCAATGCGCTGGGCGAACTGATGAAGGTCATGGATGCCCGCAAGCAGCGCGGTGTCCAGGACAAGCAGGGGCAGCTGCCCTCGCGCCCCATCCCGAAGGGCGACGCCCTGCTGGCAGCCGGCACGGCCAACCAGACGAAGCTCGCCAATGGACCGGTCAAGGGCGCATTGTTCGATTTCGCGCCGGCCATCGACGAATACCTGAAGACGCACCTCTTCGGCGATATGTTCGAGCGCGACAACCTCGACTGGCCGAGCCGCGAGCTGGCAACCGTCGGCATGCTGTCGGTGCTACCGGGCGCCGAATCCCAGCTCCAATCCCACATGCGCATCAGCATGAACGTGGGCATCACCGCGCCCCAACTGGATCAGCTGACCCAGGTGCTTGCAGACCGCGTAGACGCGGGTGCAGCCCACAGGGCCCGTGAAGCCCTGGCTCGCCAGCGTGCCCGCGCACCGGGGGCGACGCAAGCAGGCGTCACCGCGGCGGCGCCGCAGCCGGCTGACGGCTCTTGCGGTAGGAGTTCTTCAGAAGAATCTTGCCGGCACGAAAAGTAA
- a CDS encoding (R)-mandelonitrile lyase, translating to MCIRPLKAALYLAALNSIGAGAEPAPAPGAAQQIARAGSQASAVGPAEYFTGRVRVDPVWPATETLNASGGLVTFEPGARSAWHTHPAGQRLVVQSGVGLTQEWGKPVQEIRPGDVVWCPPGVKHWHGAAPFTALVHLAVTGTVDGKNVEWMEKVSDEQYNQR from the coding sequence ATGTGCATCCGACCCTTGAAGGCCGCGCTCTACCTTGCGGCCCTGAATTCCATCGGCGCAGGCGCCGAACCCGCACCGGCCCCGGGGGCGGCCCAGCAGATCGCGAGGGCGGGCAGCCAAGCTTCCGCGGTCGGCCCCGCCGAATACTTCACCGGCCGCGTTCGTGTCGACCCGGTCTGGCCCGCCACCGAAACCCTCAATGCCTCCGGCGGCCTCGTGACCTTCGAGCCCGGCGCCCGCTCCGCCTGGCACACCCACCCGGCCGGACAACGCCTGGTGGTCCAGTCGGGCGTCGGCCTGACCCAGGAGTGGGGCAAGCCCGTGCAGGAGATCCGCCCCGGCGATGTCGTCTGGTGCCCGCCCGGCGTCAAGCACTGGCATGGCGCCGCCCCCTTCACGGCACTGGTTCATCTGGCCGTCACCGGCACCGTGGACGGCAAGAACGTCGAGTGGATGGAGAAGGTCAGCGATGAGCAGTACAACCAACGCTAG
- a CDS encoding LysR family transcriptional regulator — protein sequence MAKENLNDLQAFVVVARERSFTRAAAQMGVSRSALSHSMLALEARLGVRLLTRTTRSVSVTEAGARLLNTLAPRLQDIERELESLTAMRDKPAGTVRITTHDHAIATVLWPRLLPLLKQYPDIEVEFSVDYGFTDIAAERFDAGVRVGNRVDKDMVAVPIAPPLRMAVAASPEYLAGKPVPVKPADLTAHRCVNLRLPTHGGLYAWDFQKGKKQVSVRVQGQTVFNNTFLMLRAALDGMGFAYVPFDIMELHIKEGRLVPVLQDWWPTFPGYHLYYANRRQLSPALALVIEALRYRAPPPRRTR from the coding sequence ATGGCAAAAGAAAACCTGAATGACCTCCAGGCCTTCGTCGTGGTTGCGCGCGAACGCAGCTTCACCCGCGCCGCCGCCCAGATGGGCGTGTCGCGCTCGGCGCTCAGCCATTCGATGCTGGCGCTGGAGGCCCGCCTGGGCGTGCGCCTGCTGACCCGCACCACGCGCAGCGTCTCCGTGACCGAGGCGGGTGCCCGGCTCCTCAACACGCTGGCCCCGCGATTGCAGGACATCGAGCGCGAGCTCGAATCCCTCACAGCGATGCGCGACAAACCGGCCGGCACGGTTCGCATCACCACGCATGACCATGCGATTGCCACGGTGCTGTGGCCCAGGCTCCTGCCCCTGCTCAAGCAGTACCCGGACATCGAGGTGGAGTTCAGCGTCGACTACGGCTTTACCGACATCGCAGCCGAAAGGTTCGATGCAGGCGTGCGCGTGGGGAACCGCGTCGACAAGGACATGGTGGCGGTGCCGATTGCACCGCCGCTGAGGATGGCGGTCGCGGCCTCGCCGGAATACCTCGCGGGCAAGCCTGTGCCGGTGAAGCCCGCAGACCTGACGGCGCATCGCTGCGTGAACTTGCGGCTCCCCACGCACGGCGGCCTGTACGCCTGGGATTTCCAGAAAGGAAAGAAGCAGGTCAGTGTGCGGGTGCAAGGCCAGACGGTGTTCAACAACACCTTCCTGATGCTGCGCGCGGCACTGGACGGCATGGGCTTCGCCTACGTGCCTTTCGACATCATGGAACTGCACATCAAGGAGGGGCGGCTGGTTCCGGTCCTGCAGGACTGGTGGCCGACCTTCCCGGGCTACCACCTCTACTACGCCAATCGCCGCCAGCTTTCCCCGGCGCTTGCCCTGGTCATCGAAGCCTTGAGGTACCGGGCGCCGCCACCCAGGCGAACGAGGTGA
- a CDS encoding GFA family protein: MNYQGSCHCGRIAFEVEGELQGAMACNCSMCQRKGSLLWFVPHEQLRLKTPPEDMSTYLFNKHVISHRFCGVCGIHPFGEGADPKGNKMAAINIRCLEGIDLQAVPVQHFDGRSK, encoded by the coding sequence ATGAATTACCAAGGAAGCTGCCACTGCGGCCGGATCGCCTTCGAGGTCGAAGGCGAACTGCAGGGGGCCATGGCATGCAATTGCTCGATGTGCCAGCGCAAGGGGTCGCTGCTGTGGTTCGTGCCGCACGAACAGCTCAGGCTGAAGACGCCGCCCGAAGACATGAGCACCTACCTGTTCAACAAGCACGTGATCTCGCACCGCTTCTGCGGGGTCTGCGGCATCCATCCCTTTGGCGAAGGCGCCGATCCCAAGGGCAACAAGATGGCGGCCATCAATATCCGCTGCCTCGAAGGCATCGACCTGCAGGCGGTGCCGGTGCAGCATTTCGACGGGCGTTCGAAGTAG
- a CDS encoding NAD(P)-dependent oxidoreductase: MIGIGMMGHGIASNIARHGYPLAVLEHPGNQPLDALKAAGARSFARAADLAAQSDIVILVLTGSPQVEAVLTGEGGVLQGLRPGSIVIDCSTAIPASTLRMAQAVQAAGSRFLDTPMTRTPKEAAEGRLNLLVGGDAALLEECRPLLSCFAENILHAGPVGAGHGMKLLHNFVSLGTVALIAEAAACAGQHGVAPEVFVEILAKGGGGGVALERLRPYLTAKDTSSLRFSIANASKDLGYYNTMAGDAGAHRDIAAAVLQTLQHAQGLAPEALVPELADLLARR; this comes from the coding sequence ATGATCGGCATCGGCATGATGGGCCACGGCATTGCCAGCAACATCGCCAGGCACGGCTACCCGCTGGCCGTGCTCGAGCATCCGGGCAACCAGCCGCTGGACGCGCTCAAGGCCGCGGGCGCGCGCAGCTTCGCGCGGGCGGCCGACCTGGCCGCGCAGTCCGACATCGTCATCCTCGTGCTCACGGGCTCGCCCCAGGTCGAGGCCGTGCTCACGGGTGAAGGCGGCGTGCTGCAGGGCTTGCGCCCGGGCAGCATCGTCATCGACTGCTCCACCGCGATTCCCGCCTCCACGCTGCGCATGGCCCAGGCCGTGCAGGCTGCGGGCAGCCGCTTCCTGGACACGCCGATGACGCGCACGCCGAAGGAAGCGGCCGAAGGCCGGCTCAACCTGCTGGTGGGCGGCGATGCGGCGCTGCTCGAAGAGTGCCGGCCGCTGCTGTCGTGCTTTGCCGAGAACATCCTGCACGCGGGCCCGGTGGGCGCGGGCCATGGCATGAAGCTCCTGCACAACTTCGTCTCGCTGGGCACGGTCGCGTTGATCGCCGAGGCGGCCGCCTGTGCGGGCCAGCACGGCGTGGCGCCCGAGGTGTTCGTGGAGATCCTGGCCAAGGGCGGCGGCGGCGGCGTGGCGCTGGAGCGGCTCCGTCCCTACCTCACGGCCAAGGACACGTCGAGCCTGCGCTTTTCGATCGCCAACGCGAGCAAGGACCTCGGCTACTACAACACCATGGCGGGCGATGCCGGTGCGCACCGCGACATTGCGGCGGCGGTGCTGCAGACGCTGCAGCATGCGCAGGGCCTGGCGCCCGAGGCCCTGGTGCCCGAGCTCGCGGACCTGCTGGCCCGGCGCTGA